A genome region from Solanum pennellii chromosome 12, SPENNV200 includes the following:
- the LOC107005400 gene encoding BRCA1-associated RING domain protein 1-like — translation MDIKQQKKLNSGLSEMSLESHDHILQRCPSSEIVADSNCNLEYKICESPNVVQPKAVIDQHPPKASLCAFCYSAKTTEITGPFLYFANGREVVGNVTSLSKVICVHSKCIEWTPQVYYEGEIIKNLDTELARATKLKCSSCGMKGAALGCYMTSCRRSYHVPCAFEIQDCQWDMENFVMLCPVHISVKFPSEESKSIEHIRREMHPKASPLTTEQLTFWARSSDGPKEWVLCGSALSSEDKYMLVKFADMCGATVCKFWKPNVTHVVATTDVKGACTRTMKVLMAILSGKWILTMDWVKACVAANGPVNEELYEISLDNYGRSGGPKAGRLMASTNGPKLFDGFEFYFIGDFMPDYKSDLLDLVEKAGGTVIQSEEQLMKQNHAAQGTQPSSLVVYNCDLSRGCFEEKIRILQQRLAEAEDLAEQIGCQTVQHTWILESIAACKLVPFC, via the exons ATGGATATTAAGCAGCAAAAGAAACTAAACTCTGGTTTGTCCGAAATGAGCTTAGAAAGTCATGATCATATTCTCCAAAGATGCCCTAGTTCTGAAATTGTTGCTGATTCCAACTGCAATTTGGAGTATAAAATATGTGAATCTCCTAATGTTGTTCAGCCAAAAGCAGTTATAGATCAACATCCTCCGAAAGCAAGTCTTTGTGCTTTCTGTTATTCTGCTAAGACCACAGAG ATAACTGGACCTTTTTTGTACTTTGCAAATGGAAGGGAAGTTGTGGGTAATGTTACTTCTCTTTCCAAAGTCATATGTGTGCACAGTAAGTGCATTGAATG GACACCTCAAGTATATTATGAAggagaaattataaaaaatttggaCACCGAGTTGGCAAGAGCTACAAAACTCAAGTGTAGTAGTTGTGGCATGAAGGGCGCAGCACTTGGCTGCTACATGACGTCTTGCAGGAGGAGTTATCATGTGCCCTGTGCATTTGAAATCCAGGATTGCCAATGGGATATG GAGAACTTTGTGATGCTGTGCCCAGTTCATATATCTGTTAAATTTCCAAGTGAGGAGTCAAAGTCTATAGAACATATCAGGAGGGAAATGCATCCAAAGGCTTCTCCCCT AACCACCGAGCAATTGACTTTTTGGGCAAGATCATCAGATGGACCAAAAGAATGGGTTCTTTGTGGGTCTGCTCTATCCTCAGAAGATAAG TATATGTTGGTGAAATTTGCTGATATGTGTGGTGCAACTGTGTGCAAGTTCTGGAAACCAAATGTCACACATGTTGTTGCAACAACTGATGTAAAGGGTGCATGCACCAGAACAATGAAAGTTCTCATGGCGATTTTGAGTGGAAAATGGATCCTAACTATGGATT GGGTAAAAGCTTGTGTTGCAGCAAATGGTCCAGTAAATGAAGAACTTTATGAAATAAGTCTAGACAATTATGGCCGTTCTGGGGGCCCCAAAGCTGGAAGGTTGATGGCCTCAACTAAT GGGCCAAAGCTTTTTGATGGTTTCgagttttattttattggagATTTTATGCCAGATTACAAAAGTGACCTGTTAGATCTAGTCGAGAAGGCCGGAGGCACTGTCATTCAGAGTGAGGAGCAGTTGATGAAACAGAATCATGCTGCACAGGGAACTCAGCCATCTTCTCTAGTCGTATATAACTGTGATCTATCGCGGGGTTGCTTTGAAGAAAAAATCAGAATTTTGCAGCAAAGATTAGCAGAAGCTGAGGATCTAGCCGAGCAAATCGGTTGTCAGACCGTTCAGCATACTTGGATTCTGGAATCTATTGCTGCATGTAAATTGGTACCTTTCTGCTGA